The following are from one region of the Nicotiana tomentosiformis chromosome 7, ASM39032v3, whole genome shotgun sequence genome:
- the LOC104092462 gene encoding uncharacterized protein, with translation MAYRRRQGTSKSSTFKEESIFRPRPDDDDSLSSSSSSLAAQAIKASAAHRDSSLSSAYADSAFPHPHPSQAAASYEYTSLSSSNEAGGFWDVLSRKAKAILDDDNISQQFEAPASSILKETQYYRQYQNPNVSRKVDNPKLRKGLDALTSSLNHIGDTIGNALEEGRTIVENKTTDIIQETRKLQIRRKGTNFEEQNHVSSLHSAWQQSSRQTTQPHTQTNHEDQLKASRDVAMANAAKAKLLLRELKTVKAYLAFAKLRCSQLGEENKVLRESCEKGDNPAVDDMIRLQLETLLAEKARLAHENSVYARENRFLREIVEYHQLTMQDIVYLDEGIEEVTEVYPIPAVSKMLSNSLPAPTSPCTPSEVPLSCSSSVTALASIAPQVAVDHEAPPSSNIPTSTGEDLRSQ, from the exons ATGGCGTACAGAAGGAGGCAAGGGACGAGCAAGTCGTCAACGTTCAAGGAGGAGAGCATTTTCCGTCCGCGTCCCGATGATGATGATtccttatcttcttcttcttcttctcttgcCGCTCAGGCTATTAAAGCCTCTGCCGCTCATCGGGACTCTTCTCTCTCCTCCGCTTATGCCGATTCCGCTTTTCCCCATCCTCATCCTTCTCAG GCTGCTGCTTCCTATGAATATACATCACTGTCAAGTTCCAATGAAGCCGGTGGTTTTTGGGATGTTCTGTCTAGAAAAGCTAAAGCAATTCTTGACGATGACAATATTTCCCAGCAATTCGAAGCTCCAGCCAGCAGCATCCTTAAAGAAACCCAG TATTATCGGCAATATCAGAACCCAAATGTTTCCAGAAAAGTGGACAATCCTAAACTGCGTAAGGGCCTGGATGCACTCACATCGTCTTTGAACCACATTGGTGATACCATCGGGAATGCATTGGAG GAGGGACGTACAATTGTTGAGAACAAGACTACTGACATTATTCAAGAGACACGCAAACTGCAGATCAGGAGAAAAGGTACCAACTTTGAGGAACAAAATCATGTTTCTAGCCTACATAGCGCATGGCAGCAATCCTCAAGGCAAACGACTCAGCCACATACACAAACCAATCATGAAGATCAACTAAAGGCTTCTCGTGAT GTGGCAATGGCAAATGCTGCCAAAGCCAAGCTTCTTTTACGAGAGTTGAAAACTGTTAAAGCATATCTTGCTTTCGCAAAACTAAGGTGTTCTCAGCTGGGAGAAGAAAATAAAGTCCTTCGAGAGTCTTGTGAAAAGGGAGACAATCCTGCAGTTGATGACATG ATACGCCTTCAACTTGAGACACTATTAGCAGAGAAGGCTCGTCTAGCACATGAGAATTCCGTGTATGCTCGTGAGAATCGCTTCTTAAGAGAGATTGTGGAGTACCACCAATTAACCATGCAAGATATTGTGTATCTGGATGAGGGCATAGAAGAAGTAACAGAAGTGTATCCTATACCTGCCGTCTCAAAGATGCTTTCAAATTCCCTTCCAGCACCTACATCCCCATGTACCCCCTCGGAAGTACCCTTATCATGCAGCTCCTCAGTGACAGCTCTTGCTTCCATTGCACCCCAAGTGGCAGTAGATCATGAAGCTCCACCAAGTTCCAATATTCCAACTTCCACGGGGGAAGATTTGAGAAGTCAATGA